The following coding sequences are from one Rhodobiaceae bacterium window:
- a CDS encoding hypothetical protein (protein of unknown function (DUF1214)) produces MVSGLLKALGVLVGALIIGLGTTWFSINTGLGSALQNGAWTTDPAIGSPTASPYARAAVARAGLLALNKSETVYFTAVRDDADDALSTKCSYRLEGKPLATRWWSITAYGADHYLIPNPANRYSQAMNTVTRDTENGFTISVNPDGSGANGIPTGFDGTGEGTPFSLTLRLYNPDEETYSNLETLSLPTIVKETCS; encoded by the coding sequence ATGGTTTCAGGACTTCTAAAAGCTCTGGGCGTTTTAGTGGGCGCTCTCATTATCGGGTTGGGGACGACCTGGTTTTCGATCAATACGGGTCTTGGGAGCGCGCTACAAAATGGCGCGTGGACAACTGACCCGGCGATAGGAAGCCCAACCGCAAGCCCCTATGCCCGCGCTGCAGTTGCGCGTGCTGGCCTGTTGGCGCTCAACAAAAGTGAGACGGTCTATTTCACAGCGGTGCGCGATGATGCGGATGATGCGCTGTCAACTAAATGCAGCTACCGCCTTGAAGGCAAACCGCTCGCCACGCGGTGGTGGAGCATCACAGCCTATGGGGCAGACCACTATCTGATTCCCAATCCTGCCAACAGATACAGCCAGGCCATGAACACGGTCACACGCGATACAGAAAACGGTTTCACAATTTCTGTGAACCCTGATGGCAGCGGCGCAAACGGTATTCCCACCGGTTTTGATGGCACGGGTGAAGGAACGCCGTTTAGCCTGACTCTCAGACTCTACAATCCAGATGAAGAAACCTATTCCAATCTTGAGACCCTGAGCCTTCCGACCATCGTGAAGGAGACCTGCTCATGA
- a CDS encoding hypothetical protein (protein of unknown function (DUF1254)) translates to MKSWPYLLAATLILGGIIHIVTVLAFPSFVMDRLVSGVEAQVGLGVVAHAPRATSESRTVVRPSPDLIYTICAFDVSEKALRISAPVPKDTYFSLSMFGDNTDNFFVVNDKQLPKETVEVILVKNEDQVEGLGGAPIVVAPSTRGVILFRTLIQSEDRFEELNATRLEATCQVM, encoded by the coding sequence ATGAAGTCCTGGCCGTATCTTCTCGCCGCCACGCTGATCCTCGGTGGTATCATCCACATTGTCACAGTGCTGGCCTTCCCGAGTTTTGTCATGGACCGGTTGGTCTCTGGCGTTGAGGCACAGGTTGGCTTGGGTGTTGTCGCCCATGCGCCGCGTGCAACGTCTGAAAGTCGCACAGTGGTCAGGCCAAGCCCTGACCTGATCTACACGATCTGCGCTTTTGATGTGTCGGAGAAAGCTTTACGCATTTCTGCGCCCGTGCCCAAGGACACCTATTTCTCGCTCTCCATGTTTGGCGACAACACCGACAATTTCTTTGTGGTGAACGACAAACAATTGCCGAAAGAGACGGTTGAAGTCATCCTGGTGAAAAACGAGGATCAGGTTGAGGGGCTTGGCGGCGCACCCATCGTCGTTGCACCCTCGACGCGGGGGGTGATCCTCTTCCGCACGCTCATTCAATCTGAAGACCGGTTTGAAGAGCTGAACGCAACCCGCCTCGAGGCCACCTGCCAGGTGATGTAG
- the ssuC gene encoding putative aliphatic sulfonates transport permease protein SsuC translates to MSTPFFRLLIPILVGIGALLFWEAAVTLGDVPKFVLPAPSVIGAALLENFGSLMSALWVTLRITLLAFALAVVGGVALAILFSQSRLVEMALFPYAIILQVTPVVAIAPLVLIWVGFDNVNLALLILAWIVAFFPILSNTTLGLRSVDHNLMDLFTLYGATRWQRLWSLQLPAALPYILGGMKISGGLALIGAVVAEFVAGSGSGTGLAWRIIEAGNRLQVPTMFAALLLLSLLGIAIFFALTLLEHLALRRWHESAVNRSS, encoded by the coding sequence ATGAGCACGCCCTTCTTTCGCCTTCTCATACCCATTCTGGTGGGTATTGGCGCTCTTCTCTTTTGGGAGGCCGCGGTCACGCTTGGTGACGTTCCTAAGTTTGTCTTGCCCGCCCCCAGCGTCATCGGCGCTGCCCTGCTGGAGAATTTCGGGAGCCTTATGTCGGCTCTCTGGGTAACTCTGCGCATTACATTGCTCGCGTTTGCGCTGGCTGTTGTGGGTGGTGTGGCACTTGCCATTCTCTTTTCCCAAAGCAGGCTCGTGGAAATGGCGCTCTTCCCTTATGCCATCATCCTGCAAGTAACGCCTGTTGTGGCTATTGCGCCCCTCGTTCTCATCTGGGTCGGCTTTGACAATGTTAATCTCGCCCTTCTCATCCTTGCCTGGATTGTGGCCTTCTTCCCGATCCTGTCGAACACCACGCTGGGCCTGCGCTCTGTCGATCATAATCTGATGGACCTCTTTACGCTTTATGGAGCAACACGCTGGCAGCGGCTCTGGTCGCTGCAACTCCCGGCCGCGCTCCCTTACATTCTGGGGGGTATGAAGATCTCCGGCGGCTTGGCGCTCATCGGCGCGGTGGTCGCTGAGTTCGTCGCTGGGTCCGGCTCAGGCACCGGCCTTGCCTGGCGAATTATTGAGGCTGGCAACCGCCTTCAGGTGCCTACCATGTTCGCGGCCCTGCTCCTGCTCTCCCTTCTGGGAATTGCGATCTTCTTTGCGCTCACTCTGCTGGAGCACCTGGCGCTGCGCCGCTGGCACGAAAGTGCGGTAAACCGCAGTTCTTAA
- the cmpD gene encoding bicarbonate transport ATP-binding protein CmpD, with product MSISPPAPYGPLLTLSGVSKSYNGAAPAVADVSITIERGSFVSLVGPSGCGKSTLLRLVAGLLEPTQGTLSWADGARPHDLGFVFQDATLLPWASAFDNVYLPLKLKGVPRDEASGKVREALSRVGLSDATDRLPRELSGGMRMRVSIARALVTEPPVLLMDEPFAALDEFTREKLDDDLLTLWRDLGWTVIFVTHSVYESVYLSERILVMSNETGTGQIADDIRIDAPYPRGLAFRQSSAYFNHCKVVSAALRDGDI from the coding sequence ATGAGCATATCGCCTCCTGCCCCTTACGGACCTCTTCTGACGCTTTCGGGTGTCAGCAAATCCTACAATGGGGCTGCGCCTGCCGTCGCAGACGTCAGTATCACCATTGAACGTGGGTCGTTTGTGTCCCTTGTAGGACCGTCGGGATGTGGCAAGAGTACTCTTCTACGCCTTGTCGCCGGTCTGCTTGAGCCTACCCAAGGCACATTGAGTTGGGCGGACGGCGCGCGTCCGCATGATCTGGGATTTGTGTTTCAGGATGCAACGCTGCTTCCTTGGGCGAGCGCGTTTGACAATGTCTATCTGCCCCTGAAGCTTAAAGGCGTGCCCCGGGACGAGGCGTCTGGCAAAGTCCGAGAGGCCCTCTCCCGTGTTGGCCTCAGTGATGCGACGGACCGGTTGCCGCGCGAACTCTCCGGCGGCATGCGGATGCGGGTCTCCATCGCCCGCGCGCTCGTCACCGAACCGCCGGTCCTCCTCATGGATGAACCTTTTGCCGCGTTGGATGAGTTCACACGGGAGAAGCTCGACGATGACTTGCTCACCCTTTGGCGCGATCTTGGCTGGACGGTGATCTTTGTCACCCACTCTGTCTACGAAAGCGTCTACCTCTCGGAGCGTATTCTGGTGATGAGTAATGAAACAGGAACCGGCCAGATCGCAGATGACATTCGTATTGATGCGCCCTACCCGCGCGGTCTCGCATTCCGGCAATCCTCAGCCTATTTCAATCATTGCAAGGTGGTGTCAGCAGCACTGCGGGATGGGGACATATGA
- the thiY gene encoding formylaminopyrimidine-binding protein has protein sequence MDRNVLVGAGAVIVVLALLVFSLYVPGSGQSDDASTAAELRPISFVTDWKAQAEHGGFYQALANGYYADAGLDVTIRPGGPGINVPQLLASGSVDFGMGSNSFIPLNIVAADAGAKAVMASFQKDPQVLITHPRDDVKTLEDMRGMPIMVSDATISAFWVWLRSRFGFTDDQIRKYTFNLAPFLVDERAIQQGYLSSEPYSIEKEAGFTPQVFLLSDHGYPGYATFILANTSMIDQEPELVQAFVDATIKGWVSFLYGDAAPATALILADNPDMSEDVVAQAIDKLKEYGIADSGDALTLGIGAMSEERWLTFFTVMSENGVYDPALDWRQAYTLQFVNKGVGLDLKEQLTAE, from the coding sequence ATGGATCGTAATGTTCTGGTCGGCGCAGGTGCCGTCATTGTCGTTTTAGCGCTGCTGGTCTTTTCGCTTTATGTGCCCGGCAGTGGACAATCAGATGATGCCTCGACGGCGGCCGAGCTGCGCCCCATCAGCTTTGTGACCGACTGGAAAGCACAAGCGGAACATGGCGGCTTTTATCAAGCACTTGCCAATGGCTATTACGCGGATGCGGGCCTTGACGTCACCATTCGTCCCGGCGGCCCTGGCATTAATGTGCCGCAGCTTCTCGCGTCGGGCAGCGTGGATTTCGGCATGGGATCGAACAGTTTCATTCCGCTGAACATTGTCGCGGCTGACGCTGGTGCCAAAGCGGTGATGGCATCCTTCCAGAAAGACCCGCAAGTTCTCATCACCCACCCGCGCGATGATGTAAAAACGCTGGAAGACATGCGCGGCATGCCCATCATGGTGTCAGATGCCACGATCAGCGCCTTTTGGGTGTGGTTGCGGTCGCGCTTTGGCTTTACTGATGATCAGATCCGCAAATACACGTTCAATCTCGCACCCTTCCTGGTTGATGAACGAGCGATCCAGCAGGGTTATCTTTCATCTGAACCCTATTCGATTGAAAAGGAAGCGGGCTTCACGCCGCAGGTTTTCCTGCTGTCTGATCATGGATATCCCGGCTATGCGACATTCATTCTCGCCAACACCAGCATGATCGATCAGGAGCCGGAACTGGTTCAGGCCTTTGTGGATGCCACCATCAAGGGATGGGTTTCCTTTCTCTATGGAGATGCGGCGCCTGCAACCGCGCTCATCCTCGCTGACAATCCGGACATGAGTGAAGACGTGGTGGCGCAAGCCATCGACAAGCTCAAAGAATATGGTATTGCGGATTCAGGAGATGCGCTGACCCTCGGCATTGGTGCCATGAGCGAGGAGCGCTGGCTCACCTTCTTCACTGTCATGTCAGAGAACGGTGTCTATGACCCGGCGCTCGACTGGCGCCAAGCTTACACACTTCAGTTCGTGAATAAGGGTGTGGGCCTTGATCTTAAAGAGCAGCTGACAGCTGAATGA
- a CDS encoding hypothetical protein (protein of unknown function (DUF2849)) codes for MAQHTNKRATTQAVTANRLLDGEVVYFTADGTWSDWLKDADVADGKEACAALLAKAEPSVAAQQVVEPYLFEVAVEDSAIVPASVREKIRMAGPTIRLDLGKQAASA; via the coding sequence TTGGCCCAGCACACCAATAAACGCGCGACCACCCAGGCTGTCACCGCCAATCGCCTGCTCGACGGCGAAGTGGTCTACTTCACCGCTGACGGAACCTGGTCCGACTGGTTGAAAGATGCCGATGTCGCCGACGGCAAAGAAGCCTGTGCGGCCCTGCTCGCAAAAGCAGAACCATCCGTGGCCGCTCAACAGGTTGTTGAACCCTACCTCTTTGAAGTGGCTGTGGAAGACAGTGCGATTGTGCCGGCGAGTGTGCGTGAGAAAATCCGCATGGCCGGTCCAACAATCCGCCTTGATCTCGGCAAGCAAGCAGCTTCCGCCTGA
- the pbpG gene encoding penicillin-binding protein 2D: MRDDEENQELPQKGTRSRSFLWRAFGALVFAGSVVFGTLILDTLPKMQRQLLGPLGPDALALTVLDRDGDEIANRGGRYAPIVPLNEMPDNLVLAVLSTEDRRFYEHFGFDVFGIGRAIVANLSAGGVVQGGSTITQQLAKNLYLGSERTFWRKAQEAVITVWLEYTYTKEDILTLYLNRIYMGAGAYGFEAASQHYFDKSVREVNLAEAALLAGLIKAPSRFAPTNDLSRAQRRAEIVLSTLVENGVLTEGETFAARVTPATIIKRAPRQGSQYFVDWIASEVAEILPGMTGQLIIETTLDPVQQAAGELSIADAIAERAANLPEDVDEPPTQGALVSMDPDGALRAMVGGRDYLESQFNRTFQAERQPGSAFKPFVYLAALENGLTPESRVSDRPISVNGWSPQNNGRFRGNVSLLTSMKYSINTVAVRLSEQVGRLEVIDAAERLGITSPLASHPSIALGTEEVTLLDLTSSYAVFANGGFRAKPYGIRRILNPDGDILFEQQSLATRVVAPGAARSMNYLLYQVILGGTGSNADIGGRPAAGKTGTSQEARDIWFVGYTADQVAGVWFGHDNASPMVNAEGGGLSATTWASFMKSVHEGTPIADLAGGKPAPVRRAQPRATGEESSVATGPQPEIHRFYVSLSNLFREAHRKQLNPGPGFRRGGETISR; the protein is encoded by the coding sequence GATGGCGATGAGATCGCCAATCGCGGCGGGCGTTATGCCCCTATCGTGCCGCTCAACGAAATGCCGGACAATCTGGTGCTTGCAGTCTTGAGTACGGAAGACCGTCGTTTCTATGAGCATTTCGGATTTGATGTGTTTGGCATTGGCCGGGCCATTGTCGCCAACCTCAGTGCCGGCGGTGTTGTTCAAGGCGGCTCAACCATCACCCAGCAGCTTGCCAAGAACCTTTACCTGGGGTCTGAACGCACATTCTGGCGCAAGGCCCAGGAAGCGGTTATCACAGTCTGGCTTGAATATACCTACACCAAAGAGGACATCCTCACCCTTTATCTCAACCGGATTTATATGGGTGCTGGTGCCTATGGCTTTGAAGCCGCGTCACAGCACTATTTCGACAAGTCCGTTCGCGAGGTAAATCTCGCGGAAGCCGCCTTGCTTGCCGGACTCATCAAGGCACCGTCACGGTTTGCGCCCACCAACGATCTTTCCCGTGCCCAACGGCGCGCAGAGATTGTCCTCAGCACCCTGGTCGAGAACGGCGTGCTGACAGAAGGCGAGACCTTTGCTGCCCGCGTGACTCCTGCGACCATTATTAAGCGGGCGCCGCGTCAGGGATCGCAATATTTTGTGGATTGGATTGCCTCGGAAGTTGCTGAAATCCTGCCCGGTATGACGGGGCAACTCATCATCGAAACCACGCTTGATCCCGTGCAACAGGCTGCGGGCGAACTATCTATTGCAGATGCGATCGCCGAGCGTGCTGCGAACCTGCCTGAAGATGTGGATGAACCGCCAACCCAGGGCGCACTTGTTTCTATGGATCCGGACGGGGCGCTCCGCGCCATGGTGGGTGGTCGCGACTATCTTGAGAGCCAGTTCAACCGCACCTTCCAGGCAGAACGGCAGCCGGGCTCCGCCTTTAAGCCGTTTGTCTATCTCGCTGCTTTGGAAAACGGACTCACACCTGAATCTCGTGTGAGTGACCGCCCGATTAGTGTCAATGGCTGGTCACCTCAGAATAATGGGCGCTTTCGCGGGAATGTGAGCCTGCTCACGTCGATGAAATATTCGATCAATACAGTCGCGGTGCGCCTGTCAGAACAGGTCGGACGCCTTGAAGTTATTGATGCCGCTGAACGGTTGGGCATAACGTCACCGCTTGCCTCGCACCCTTCCATCGCGCTCGGAACCGAAGAAGTGACCCTGCTCGATCTCACCTCTTCCTACGCCGTGTTTGCAAATGGGGGCTTTAGAGCCAAGCCTTATGGCATCAGACGCATTCTTAATCCTGATGGCGACATTCTGTTTGAACAGCAATCTCTTGCCACGCGCGTGGTGGCGCCGGGTGCCGCCCGCTCGATGAACTATCTGCTCTATCAGGTGATCCTCGGCGGGACAGGCTCCAACGCAGATATTGGCGGGCGCCCGGCTGCAGGGAAAACAGGCACAAGCCAGGAGGCGCGCGACATCTGGTTTGTAGGTTACACAGCTGACCAGGTGGCTGGTGTCTGGTTTGGTCATGATAATGCCTCGCCCATGGTCAATGCGGAAGGCGGGGGGTTGAGCGCCACGACCTGGGCGTCTTTCATGAAATCCGTGCATGAGGGCACGCCGATTGCCGATCTGGCAGGTGGCAAGCCCGCCCCTGTTCGACGTGCCCAACCACGTGCAACCGGTGAGGAGTCGTCCGTTGCGACAGGCCCACAACCGGAGATTCATCGGTTTTACGTCTCCCTGTCGAACCTCTTCCGGGAGGCACACCGCAAGCAGTTGAACCCGGGACCCGGGTTCCGGCGTGGTGGCGAGACAATATCTCGTTAA